One genomic window of Triplophysa rosa linkage group LG11, Trosa_1v2, whole genome shotgun sequence includes the following:
- the LOC130561153 gene encoding oocyte zinc finger protein XlCOF6-like, with translation MGNLKRHMRSHTGEKPFTCLLCGKSFRCASQFKTHMRIHTGEKPFMCDQCEKSFTSRNILRNHMSIHAREKTFSCHQCEKKFRYKSTLKIHMRIHTGEKLYTCDQCGKSFTVASQLKAHMPVHTGEKPFMCHQCEKSFSNITGLKNHLGTHSEEKPFACHLCGKSFRTGSQLQEHMRVHTGEKPFPCQQCEKCFSSTSGLKKHMRSHTGEKPFMCHHCEKCFSSTSGLKKHLKTHTGEKPYSCDQCGKSFTDKGYLRVHKRSHTGEKPITCGQ, from the coding sequence ATGGGTAACCTGAAGAGGCACATGAGatctcacactggagagaaacccttCACATGCCTtctgtgtggaaagagtttcagatGTGCAAGTCAATTTAAGActcacatgagaattcacaccggagagaaaccgTTCATGTGTGATCAGTGTGAAAAAAGTTTCACAAGTAGAAATATCCTAAGGAACCACATGAGTATCCACGCtagagaaaaaacattttcatgtcATCAGTGTGAGAAGAAGTTTAGATATAAAAGTACACTCAAGATACACATGAggattcacactggagagaaactaTACACGTgtgatcagtgtggaaagagtttcacagtTGCATCACAACTCAAGGCACACATGccagttcacactggagagaaacccttCATGTGTCatcagtgtgaaaagagtttctCAAATATCACTGGCCTTAAAAATCATTTGGGAACTCACAGTGAAGAGAAGCCGTTTGCATGTCATCTGTGTGGAAAGAGCTTTAGAACTGGCAGTCAACTTCAAGAacacatgagagttcacactggagagaaaccgtTCCCGTGTCAGCagtgtgaaaagtgtttttcAAGTACCAGTGGCCTTaagaaacacatgagaagtcacactggagagaaacccttCATGTGTCATCACTGTGAGAAGTGTTTCTCAAGTACCAGTGGCCTTAAGAAGCATTTGAaaactcacactggagagaaaccctACTCATgtgatcagtgtggaaagagtttcacggATAAAGGTTACCTTCGGGTACACAAGAGAagtcacactggagagaaacccaTCACGTGTGGTCAGtag